One genomic window of Streptococcus mitis includes the following:
- the alaS gene encoding alanine--tRNA ligase: protein MKQLSSAQVRQMWLDFWATKGHSVEPSVSLVPVNDPTLLWINSGVATLKKYFDGTIIPENPRITNAQKAIRTNDIENVGKTARHHTMFEMLGNFSIGDYFRDEAITWAYELLTSPEWFDFPAEKLYMTYYPDDKDSYNRWIAVGVDPSHLIPIEDNFWEIGAGPSGPDTEIFFDRGEAFDPENIGLRLLAEDIENDRYIEIWNIVLSQFNADPAVPRSEYKELPHKNIDTGAGLERLVAVIQGAKTNFETDLFMPIIREVEKLSGKVYDQDGDNMSFKVIADHIRSLSFAIGDGALPGNEGRGYVLRRLLRRASMHGQKLGINEPFLYKLVPTVGKIMESYYPEVLEKRDFIEKIVKSEEESFARTLHSGQHFAQGIVADLKEKGQSVIAGQDVFKLYDTYGFPVELTEEIAEEAGMTVDREGFEAAMKEQQERARASAVKGGSMGMQNETLQNITVESVFNYNASQLSSKLVAIVADNAGVEAVSEGTASLIFAETPFYAEMGGQVADHGQILDGSDKVVATVTNVQKAPNGQALHTVEVLAPLALNQEYTLAIDTNRRHRVMKNHTATHLLHAALHNILGSHATQAGSLNEVEFLRFDFTHFQAVTAEELRAIEQQVNEKIWEALEVKTVETDIDTAKEMGAMALFGEKYGKEVRVVTIGDYSIELCGGTHVGNTSEIGLFKIVKEEGIGSGTRRILAVTGKEAFEAYREQEDALKAVAATLKAPQVKEVPHKVEGLQEQLRQLQKENAELKEKAAAAAAGDIFKDVQEVNGHRYIASQVSVSDAGALRTFADNWKQKDYSDLLVLVAAIGDKVNVLVASKTKDLHAGNLVKELAPIVDGRGGGKPDMAMAGGSNQAKIQELLDAVAGKL, encoded by the coding sequence GTACCAACGATATTGAAAACGTAGGGAAGACTGCACGTCACCATACCATGTTTGAAATGTTGGGGAACTTCTCTATCGGGGATTACTTCCGTGACGAAGCTATCACTTGGGCTTATGAGCTTTTGACAAGCCCAGAATGGTTTGACTTCCCAGCTGAGAAACTTTACATGACCTACTATCCAGACGATAAAGATTCTTACAACCGCTGGATTGCAGTAGGAGTGGACCCAAGTCACTTGATTCCAATCGAGGACAACTTCTGGGAAATCGGTGCAGGACCTTCTGGACCTGATACAGAGATTTTCTTTGACCGTGGGGAAGCCTTTGACCCAGAAAATATTGGACTTCGCCTGCTTGCAGAAGATATTGAAAACGACCGTTACATCGAAATCTGGAACATCGTTTTGTCACAATTTAACGCAGATCCTGCTGTTCCTCGTAGCGAATACAAGGAATTGCCACACAAGAATATTGATACGGGCGCTGGTTTGGAGCGTTTGGTGGCCGTTATCCAAGGGGCTAAGACCAACTTTGAAACGGACCTCTTCATGCCGATCATCCGTGAAGTGGAGAAATTGTCTGGTAAGGTTTATGACCAAGATGGCGATAACATGAGCTTTAAGGTTATCGCTGACCACATCCGTTCACTTTCATTTGCTATCGGTGATGGTGCCCTTCCAGGAAATGAAGGTCGTGGTTATGTCCTTCGTCGTTTACTCCGTCGTGCTTCTATGCATGGTCAAAAATTGGGTATCAACGAGCCTTTCCTTTACAAACTTGTTCCAACGGTTGGAAAAATCATGGAAAGCTACTACCCAGAAGTGCTTGAAAAACGTGACTTTATCGAAAAAATCGTTAAGAGCGAAGAAGAATCATTTGCTCGTACCCTTCACTCAGGTCAACACTTTGCCCAAGGCATTGTAGCTGACTTGAAAGAAAAAGGTCAATCTGTCATTGCTGGTCAAGATGTATTCAAACTTTATGACACTTATGGATTCCCAGTTGAATTGACTGAAGAAATCGCTGAAGAAGCTGGGATGACTGTTGACCGTGAAGGATTTGAAGCAGCCATGAAAGAACAGCAAGAACGCGCGCGTGCGTCAGCTGTTAAAGGTGGTTCAATGGGTATGCAAAATGAAACCCTTCAAAACATCACTGTAGAAAGTGTCTTCAACTACAATGCTAGCCAATTATCTTCTAAATTGGTGGCTATCGTGGCTGACAATGCAGGAGTAGAAGCTGTGTCAGAAGGAACTGCCTCACTTATCTTTGCAGAGACTCCATTCTATGCTGAAATGGGTGGACAGGTCGCTGACCATGGACAAATTTTGGATGGGTCAGACAAGGTTGTAGCTACTGTGACCAATGTTCAAAAAGCACCAAACGGACAAGCACTTCACACGGTTGAAGTTCTTGCACCGCTTGCCTTGAACCAAGAATATACCTTGGCAATTGATACAAATCGTCGTCACCGTGTCATGAAAAACCACACTGCGACTCACTTGCTTCACGCTGCCCTTCACAATATCCTTGGAAGCCATGCAACTCAGGCAGGATCTCTTAATGAAGTTGAATTCCTTCGCTTTGACTTTACCCACTTCCAAGCTGTAACTGCTGAAGAATTGCGTGCGATTGAGCAGCAAGTCAACGAGAAAATCTGGGAAGCTCTTGAAGTGAAGACAGTTGAAACGGATATTGACACTGCTAAAGAAATGGGAGCTATGGCTCTCTTTGGTGAGAAATACGGCAAGGAAGTCCGTGTTGTTACTATCGGTGACTACTCTATCGAGCTTTGTGGTGGTACCCACGTTGGCAACACTTCTGAAATTGGCCTCTTCAAGATTGTCAAAGAAGAAGGTATCGGTTCAGGAACTCGCCGTATCTTGGCAGTGACTGGTAAGGAAGCCTTTGAAGCCTACCGTGAACAAGAAGACGCTCTTAAAGCTGTCGCAGCAACCTTGAAAGCACCTCAAGTCAAGGAAGTACCTCACAAGGTAGAAGGACTTCAAGAACAACTTCGTCAATTGCAAAAAGAAAATGCTGAGTTGAAAGAAAAAGCCGCAGCTGCAGCCGCAGGCGATATCTTCAAGGATGTTCAGGAAGTCAATGGTCACCGTTACATTGCTAGCCAAGTATCTGTATCTGATGCTGGTGCTCTTCGTACCTTTGCGGATAACTGGAAACAAAAAGATTACTCTGATCTTCTTGTCCTTGTTGCTGCTATCGGTGACAAAGTCAATGTCCTTGTAGCAAGCAAGACAAAAGACCTTCATGCAGGAAACCTTGTCAAAGAATTGGCACCAATCGTCGATGGACGTGGTGGTGGTAAACCAGACATGGCCATGGCAGGAGGAAGCAACCAAGCTAAGATCCAAGAATTGTTGGATGCAGTAGCAGGTAAATTATAA